The proteins below are encoded in one region of Apium graveolens cultivar Ventura chromosome 4, ASM990537v1, whole genome shotgun sequence:
- the LOC141720909 gene encoding histidine biosynthesis bifunctional protein hisIE, chloroplastic-like, with protein MTTLQSLEATIVQRKAEISEPSISKPSWTRRLLLDNKLLCSKIREEADELFRTLEDSEETPRIASEMVNVVYHAMVLLSVRDVMVEEVLTVLRQRFSRSGFEEKKSGK; from the exons ATGACAACATTACAGTCCCTAGAGGCGACTATTGTCCAACGGAAAGCAGAAATATCAGAACCATCAATTTCAAAGCCTTCATGGACAAGGCGATTATTGCTCGACAACAAGCTTCTCTGTTCAAAGATCCG TGAGGAGGCTGATGAGTTATTTCGAACCCTTGAAGATAGCGAGGAAACACCACGGATTGCATCAGAGATGGTAAACGTTGTGTATCATGCAATGGTTTTATTGTCTGTCAGAGACGTTATGGTAGAAGAGGTCTTGACAGTTCTTCGGCAGAGATTTTCAAGATCAGGTTTTGAGGAAAAGAAAAGTGGCAAGTAG